From the Prunus dulcis unplaced genomic scaffold, ALMONDv2, whole genome shotgun sequence genome, the window aaacacacccaaagcccatttacaacataacaaaaaagcttttaacttcttataaattacaaaactgccatcaatttcttaaaacaagctcaaccccaaaatctcataaaaatacccaaagcactcaatagggcatcaaagtaatttaataatcaatattaaattcaataaggctagctatcattttttgggttttttttgggtttgtttataggaattcaattgtgtagggtttatttataatattagtgctagaaatgggtatatcactaaatatctatTTATAATAACATTCAGATATTTTCATAACAGACATAACTCTTGGATTAGTTACAAGAGTTGCAGACACAACTTTAGACTTCTAATGAGATACAACTCTTCCTAAACATAACTCTTCTCAAGAGAGACAACTCTACTTACCAACTGGTACATCTTACAAAGAGAAAATGCATTACGTTTAACGGTAAGCGTCGGGGCATTGTTCATGGAATATCTGAGAGTAGTTTGTCTGTGGGCATGTCTCTGGAGTGTTTTGGGGAGGCGTGCAACAGTACTCTGACGGATGGAATGCAAAACATGCGCTCAAGCACGCGACCACGCGCCCATCGGACCCTTTCTTTTGCAGCTCACTCGGACAAACTTCGTTCACGTTCGCCCAGCAACTAGTCGTCTTGCAGTCGCCGGCACCAACATACATATGCTTTTGCCTCTAGCcaggagagaaaaagaaacgcCTAGGCTTTCGATCAGTGCATCTTCTCATGCATGACTTGCGGTTCTCAGCAATTAATAAGTCAAGCCGCCCAGGTCCAAGTCCAGAAGGATCACTTACTTCATGACCACCAATTTGGCTATGATTGCTGTCATTTCGGAAATGGTTTCGTCGGCTTTCTAGATGGATTCATTTGGGGTCGTATGTTACTCATGAATACTtacaaaattattaaagaaaatcaTGAATACTTCAAAACTCATAAAGAAATATAGCCACAAAACCACTCATATGCACAATACATTATCAAGTTGTATGTATTATTATTGTATGTCTTTATCGCGTCATAATCGGGATACTCAGgaaatcttttcttcttcatattatgGTATGTGTGATCATGCCATATTCGTTTTTGCACATGGAGGAAGGTGGTGGAAGAGAGGATGGAGGAATAAAGCAGAACTTAGGaatgaaaaacttgaaaatgaaaacacctcaaaattgttttcaatttttagttttcatgtGGTGCACCATGTCACACACATGTCTTTTACATTCTCACCctttttcatctttcttttataCCATATATTTCCCATTTATctctagaaaagaaaaaaaatagaagcgAAATAGCTACAAGCGGACCTTAGTTACTCTGCATGCCCTCTTGGATTTTGTCCATTTTTCCCTTATTCattgttttactttttacCATTCAATTTTTTGCTTTCAAAGCAATATTTAAACTGAGGAAAAAAATACTTGTGAGCAGAGCTTTGAAAACCCCAAGCacccaatgaatatttgtgtaacCCCAATCTCCCAATCTCTTGTACTAAACACTCACCCTATAGCTAGGGTCAGCTGAAAACTTCACCGATGCACCCGTTCCATACACCACTTGCCACCGGATCGGGCGACTCAGTTTTCCCTGACTTGCTCCTCCCCTGCCTTTGCTCCCTCAATGATgtatttcccttttttggCCTGAGAGTTTTCCTTTCTAGTTTCTATGTGAATCCTTATGGGTACAGAAAGTAGTATTAAGAGTTAAGCTGGAGGTGTATATTGTCCCTCAACTCAAAGATTTGAAGGAActaggtttttgttttttgtttttagtacaAGCATTTGGGGGAGTGGGGTTtatacaaatattcattgggtGCCTGAGAACTTCGAACCTCAACAGACACTAGTGAAAGTGGAATAGCTCAACCAATTGAGCCATACCCTACTGACAAAGGAAGTAGGTTAACACGTCGGTAGACAAAATAATTGAGCGACCTAGCTACTATTATATATGCATGACTTGAGAATTAAATGATGTTAATAATGTCAATATAGATGGCGTATGATCCTTGAAGGAGGCCTGTGTGTGGAAATTTTTGACACAATTATATGTAGGGCACACAAAGCATTATTGACTTGCTTCACTCCATTCGACTCTTGTCCTCTCCTTCTAGCGAGCAATCGAACTTTTAACATTCAGTGTGAGTACCATGTCACGGAAAAGTATACGGATAACCTGTGAAGAAATTAACGTAACTGTTAGTCCATAAACCACATTCATGGTAAGGAGTTCCTCCTCAATTTTAAGTAGCCAAGCTTTTTTCATTAAGATATGGACGTCCATTTTCATGGGCATGGCTTTTTCAATGCATTAATTGCAATTTATTCTCAATAATTTTACggagttcaaatttttgaaTCACATTTGAAGATTACATGACATGACATGCGATTTAAAATGTAGATTTATTTGAAGTTGATGTTTTTATCCATTTTGACATGTTATTGTACTTATAATTTGCTACTGAACCTCGTTGCATCATGTGGACACCATTCATTCACATAAAATCATTCGTAATTTTCTGTTATTGTAACATAAAGAAAGAGGGGCAATATATATTGACCGCCATCTTTTAGAGTATCAAACTATGACGGCTTTTCACTGTCGTTGTTTATCtgtaaagacgacggtttttaGTAAAACCGTTGTTGTTCTTATGTTAAGATGACagttttttgttaaaaaccgTCGTTTATATGTAAAGATGATGGTTTATTATAAACCGTCGTTATTTATggtaaagacgacggttttgGTTTAAAAGACGACAGTATTTTGTTAAAACCGTCATCATTTGTGGGTAAAGATGTcgatattttgttaaaaagtGTCGTTGATTGTATATAAAGACAGCGGTCTTGTATTAAAAACAATCATTAACTATATGTACAAACGACAgttttttcaataaaaccatcgttttattgtttttaaatCTATCGTCTAATAAGTTCCCAAGCTATTACATTTTAGTTTTTGATTTCTTATGATTCTATACAACGATTTTAACTAGAAAACCAATTATATTGCTTTTAACGAACACATACActcaaaaattatttctttcataaaacttgAAGATTCAATAGTTATTACATAGTCAACCAATCTTTATTCTATTACATACATACTTCCTACCTATAATCAGAAATAATGGACCTCACAAATTCTACTAATCTTAACTTCATCAATTTGTTATTGGGTTGACTTAGCTCTGCCTTCTTGCAAACATTTTTCAAGTTGGTGGTGTCGAAAGGACCTGGACCCCAATACTCTTAAACATAAACCTGTTTAGCAACAACCTTAACCTTAGCAAAAAGATCTATGCAACTTTAGAATGACAGCAGCTTGAGGACTAATCCAGTACTACCTGCTTTACTGAGAGAGAGATTCGGAGAGAAAGTTAATGACATATATACTATCATGTAGGCTTTCATAGTTGTTAGCTTCAGACTTGGTCCTGCCAACAATTTGCCTTCCATCAGCTGCTAATCCAGCAACTACCTGTAATTGGATAtcacaataaaattaatgCAAACTTATCTGTCAGAACAAAAAGCCTAGGTGATTAAGCCAAACTTGATAACCATgtgagaaaagaaaacgaagtTTAGAAGATATGGTCTGGGTGATTAAGCCTAAAACTGAAATGAGCaagcacaaaataaaatgaaaggaGAGCCAAAGGTCAAGGAATTGTACCTTGGTCGGATATTTTACTCCCCCAAAGGTCAAGGTACTGTAGTTTAGAAATTACCTGAGGAAAATCATTACAAAACATGAAGTTAAGAAATGAAATGGCAAGGGTGGACAGTCACAGAAATTCAAGTGTcaaaaaatattgttgaatATGTGGTCCACCAACAATAAAATAGATGCCTCAGCCTTGACTTGAGAACAACTGCAGTATCATCCTTACAAGTGAATTAAATTTAAACCACTCATGGATTGTGGGATTCCCCAGTTAAATTGTAAAACCCCAAGTCCctgttaaaaaaaacatataggCATTAACAACTTGGGAACTTAGTTAACAAAAGTACTGTGCTTGATATTAGTCCCGTGAGATGAATTGTATTAAAGGTGCATATAAAAGCATGAATTAAAACATTTGAGGAAAATCATAAACCATTACTCTATGGAATCTTGGTCCAGCCACTCCCCTGCTGTCTATGGatctaaaaggaaaatataaatctAATCAGATTTCCCAACAATGCAAAAGATATACATACTGAAAGGGtggtgaaaaaataaaattatatccACATAATTAATAATGTGGTTCCAACTTGCAAGCTATAGCTATTCTGATAAGCATATATTCATATCCAAACTTGCAAGCAAATCCAATCCACAAGTTAGACTATTGCTACACAAAccaatcaattaattttagttGTCAATGCACTTAGGAATTCAtatgatttaaataaaaatcaaaacattaAACATACATTATAGATGAGAGGCATTTTCAATTCCAGCAAGTCCACAAGATCCTGCAGACTCCCAAACAAGAGATATGGATCTTATacagaagaacaaaaaacaatacaaacaaaacatatgGGTTAAATAGTCACCAgtgaatttattaaaatactaAGGGAATCTTACAGAAACTAAACTatcactcaaaactcaaagaGCAATATAACTGAAATCTCTAAAATCTCTCTGTAATATTAGAATCACAAAAATCTTTAAAACATGAGTGGTAgcacagagagaaagagagagccTTACCTTGAGGTCCGAGATCGAAGataggatttggatttggggttGGGGTCGGCGTCGGAGAGTCGaggaaaatgaaatgaaacctCTTTGTCGATCTTCTTCTCTAAAAGGCTAGGACCGTGATGACCGTGACCGCGACGAGCGCGATGACGACGTTCACTCTGTCGATGACACCAATGGCCATCACCTTTTCGACTCTCTTTCTGATTCGCTCTCTGGACCTCGAAGAGAAGTTACCTGCGATGACGACTATCAAGAAGATGGCGCCGACGAAGATCCAGAAGAAGGCGCCGAAGTCAATCCTCGTGACGAAGCCGACACCGAAGTCCACCTCCTCGTTGCCTCTGTCTCTCTGAGATGTGAGAGTCGGCTTAGAAAAGATTGAGCTGGGGAGAGAGGGTTTAGGTGCAGAGATGTcatagagagggagagagagagagagagagggtttgaACTCAGATAGGGAGAGAGGGCTTCATCGAGAGGGAAGGGAATTTTCACGGAGAGGGAAACTTAGAACATTGAGCGGGGCGTGAAAAATTAGGTTGAGAAAGAcaactttagtttttggtgGTAAAGCTGAGAGTGACAACTTGACTGAAACAGTGTTGAGCGTGTTTTGGATGCACGTCGGTTCTTCTTGTCAACCGACGTGTTTTTGAAATATGTTTTGGATTACCACCGTATTAGATGCCTTAAGACGTCGCTTTTATAACCACTGACGTGGTTTGTAGCCAATTTTAAAACCACGACGCTTTCTTCAAGTTCCGACGTCTTTCAAGTGACGTGTTTTTGCAATATTGGCGTAGTAAAAAGAAACGCCTAGCCTTTCGATCACTGCATCTTTTCTTGCATGACTTGCGGTTCTCAGCAATTAATAAGTCAAGCCGCCCAGGTCCAAGTCCAGAAGGATCACTTACTTCATGACCACCAATTTGGCTATGATTGCTGTCATTTCGGAAATGGTTTCGTCGGCTTTCTAGATGGATTCATTTGGGGTCGTATGTTACTCATGAATACTtacaaaattattaaagaaaatcaTGAATACTTCAAAACTCATAAAGAAATATAGCCACAAAACCACTCATATGCACAATACATTATCAAGTTGTATGTATTATTATTGTATGTCTTTATCGCGTCATAATCGGGATACTCAGgaaatcttttcttcttcatattatgGTATGTGTGATCATGCCATATTCGTTTTTGCACATGGAGGAAGGTGGTGGAAGAGAGGATGGAGGAATAAAGCAGAACTTAGGaatgaaaaacttgaaaatgaaaacacctcaaaattgttttcaatttttagttttcatgtGGTGCACCATGTCACACACATGTCTTTTACATTCTCACCctttttcatctttcttttataCCATATATTTCCCATTTATctctagaaaagaaaaaaaatagaagcgAAATAGCTACAGGCGGACCTTAGTTACTCTGCATGCCCTCTTGGATTTTGTCCATTTTTCCCTTATtcattgtttttactttttaccattcaattttttgctttcaaaaaaatatttaaactgagaaaaaaaatacttgtGAGCAGAGGTTTAAAACCCCCAAGCacccaatgaatatttgtgtaacCCCAATCTCCCAACCTCTTGTACTAAACACCCACCCTATAGCTAGGGTCAGCTGAAAACTTCACCGATGCACCCGTTCCATACACCACTTGCCACCGGATCGGGCGATTCACTTTTCCCTGACTTGCTCCTTCCCTGCCTCTGCTCTCTCAATGATGTATTTCCGTTTTTTGGCCTGAGAGATTTCCTTTCTTGTTTCTATGTGAATCCTTATGGGTACAGAAAGTAGTATTAAGAGTTAAGCTGGAGGTATATATTGTCCCTCAACTCAAAGATTTGAAGGAActaggtttttgttttttgtttttagtacaAGCATTTTGGGGAGTGGGGTTtatacaaatattcattgggtGCCTGAAAACTTCGAACCTCAACTGACACTAGTGAAGGTGGAAGAGCTCAACCAATTGAGCCATACCCTACTGACAAAGGAAGTAGGTTAACATGTCGGTAGACAAAATAATTGAGCGACCTAGCTACTATTATATATGCATGACTTGAGAATTAAATGATGTTAATAATGTCAATATAGATGGCGTATGATCCTTGACGGAGGCCTGTGTGTGGAAATTTTTGACACAATTATATGTAGGGCACACAAAGCATTATTGACTTATTGCTTCACTCTATTCGACTCTTGTCCTCTCCTTCTAGCGAGCCATCGAACTTTTAACATTCATTGTGAGTACAATGTCACGGAAAAGTACAAGGATAACCTGTGAAGAAATTAACGTAATTGTTAGTCCATAATCCACATTCATGGTAAGGAGTTCCTCCTCAATTTTAAGGAGTCAAGCTTTTTCCATTAAGATATGGACATCCATTTTCATGGGCATGGCTTTTTCAATGCATTAATTGCAATTTATTCTCAATAATTTTACGGAGATCAAATTTTTGAATCACATTTGAAGATTACATGACATGACATGCCATTTAAAATGTAGATTTATTTGAAGTTGATGTTTTTATCCATTTTGACATGTTATTGTACGTATCATTTGCTACTGAACCTCGTTGCATCATGTGGACACCATTCATTCACATAAAATCATTCGTAATTTTCTGTTATTGTAACATAAAGAAAGAGGGGCAATATATATTTCACAAAAATTCTATGTGCAATATATTTTCCAAAAATTCTTTGTGCATGACGTTAATTAAATACTGGACTATCGATATTCACATAGATATTTTATTGAAGTTGGCAAAAGTATATCGTTAACATATTAATATGTTTATTATTCATGATAATAATATCGATATCGACACATTATCAATTACATGTGGATAATTCTATCTTTATTGAAGATCAAATGCTTGATACATAGCCAGACTATAATAATCGACACGTTACTAATTACATGTCGAGAGTCTTACCTTTATTAAAGATCAAACGTTTAATATAGAGCCGGACTAATTATCGACACATTACATGTCGAGAGTCCTATTTTTATTCAAGATCTTGTCCTTTCTATAGATAGATCATGGGCAGAAAGTAATGGTGTAGTTAGGTCCACCATTGCATGTAAATGTACCCTTGTTGTCATCATAAGCATAGCTGTAAGCGTTGGGGCATGCTTGACTGAATATCTGAGAGTAATTTGTCGGTGGGCATGTCTCCGGAGTGTTTTGAGGCGGAGTGCAACAGTACCGTGGCTCACCGAATTTAACACATGCGCTCAAGCAGGCAACCACACTCCCATCGGACCCTATCTTTTGCAGCTCACTAGGACAAACTGCGTTCACGTTCGCAGGGCAAGTAGCCGTCTTGCAGTCGCCGGTACCGCCTTGTGGAGTCACAGACATGGGCAAGTTGAAGCCATCAACAAGACTAACGTCGTAGAAATCTTGTCCTCCGCCTGCTGGAATATTGAATTCCGCTAAAGTTGCTGGCGGAATGGCACCGGCACCGTTGCACGTGACCTGACCAGAGGCACAGTCTGCGG encodes:
- the LOC117613181 gene encoding glucan endo-1,3-beta-glucosidase-like is translated as MMKTLVVFLSLSLTILSFGGAHAATMSFKNNCPYTVWPGTLTSDQKPQLSTTGFELASQASFSLDTPVPWNGRFWARTGCSTDASGKFVCATADCASGQVTCNGAGAIPPATLAEFNIPAGGGQDFYDVSLVDGFNLPMSVTPQGGTGDCKTATCPANVNAVCPSELQKIGSDGSVVACLSACVKFGEPRYCCTPPQNTPETCPPTNYSQIFSQACPNAYSYAYDDNKGTFTCNGGPNYTITFCP